Proteins encoded by one window of Rhodobacteraceae bacterium IMCC1335:
- a CDS encoding rhodanese-like domain-containing protein produces the protein MKTSSDYLQDANAVVPRIQATEALSYFDDGETVFLDVRDSSDIAASGTVAGAVRINRGFLEFAADDSTKFHIPRLQKEARICVLCAAGGQAALAGKTLVEMGYSNVINIGGFGDWQAAGGATEA, from the coding sequence ATGAAAACATCAAGCGATTATCTACAAGATGCCAATGCGGTGGTGCCGCGTATTCAAGCCACAGAGGCGTTGTCCTATTTCGATGACGGCGAAACCGTGTTTTTGGACGTGCGCGACAGTTCTGATATTGCGGCCTCGGGTACAGTTGCGGGGGCCGTTCGGATCAACCGTGGTTTCCTTGAATTTGCAGCCGATGACTCCACAAAATTTCACATTCCGCGTTTGCAAAAAGAAGCCCGGATTTGTGTTTTATGCGCAGCGGGTGGACAAGCTGCTTTGGCAGGCAAAACTTTGGTTGAGATGGGCTATAGCAATGTTATCAATATTGGAGGTTTTGGCGATTGGCAGGCTGCAGGGGGCGCAACAGAGGCTTAA
- a CDS encoding endopeptidase La, whose translation MTKTTAPTYPVLPLRDIVVFPHMIVPLFVGREKSVRALEEVMDDNKQILLSSQVDASEDEPTADSIFKTGVLANVLQLLKLPDGCVKVLVEGKSRVHISEFVENENFFEARAIGLSETMGDVDALEALVRTVSDEFERYAKIKKNIPEEALGAVAEASDPAKLADLVAGHLGIEVEQKQALLEILSVSERLEKIYGHMQGEMSVLRVEKKIKTRVKSQMERTQREYYLNEQMKAIQKELGDGEEGQNEVAELESRIAATKLSKEAKEKVDAELKKLKNMSPMSAEATVVRNYLDWILGIPWGVKSRVKKDLGRAQETLDRDHYSLEKVKERIVEFLAVQQRSTKLKGPIMCLVGPPGVGKTSLGKSVAKATGREFIRISLGGVRDESEIRGHRRTYIGSMPGKIIQALKKAKTTNPLILLDEIDKMGQDFRGDPASAMLEVLDPEQNATFSDHYLEVEYDLSNVMFLTTANSYNMPGPLLDRMEIIPLSGYTEDEKCEIAKRHLLSKQLKNHGLKEGELALKEDALSSIIQRYTREAGVRNLEREIAKIARKAVTKIVKKEVETLEVTADNISDFLGVEKFRYGLAEKEDQVGVVTGLAWTSVGGDLLSIEALKLPGKGRMKTTGKLGDVMKESIDAASSYVRSISPKIGVKPTLFDRLDIHVHVPEAATPKDGPSAGLAMVTSIVSVLTGIPVRKDIAMTGEVTLRGNALAIGGLKEKLLAALRGGITTVLIPQENEKDLAEIPDNVKEGLTIIPVSHVSEVIENALTETPNEIEWDEAAEEAAAAAAALNSPSTAPATAH comes from the coding sequence ATGACAAAAACCACCGCGCCAACATATCCCGTTTTACCATTAAGAGATATCGTGGTCTTTCCGCATATGATCGTACCACTCTTTGTGGGGCGTGAAAAATCCGTACGGGCGCTGGAAGAAGTTATGGATGATAACAAACAGATTCTCCTCTCAAGCCAAGTCGACGCATCAGAAGATGAGCCAACAGCGGATAGTATTTTCAAAACCGGGGTATTAGCGAATGTTTTGCAATTGCTCAAACTGCCCGATGGCTGCGTTAAAGTTCTTGTCGAAGGCAAAAGTCGGGTCCACATTTCTGAATTCGTTGAAAATGAAAACTTTTTTGAAGCCCGCGCTATAGGTTTATCCGAAACCATGGGCGATGTTGATGCATTAGAAGCCCTCGTGCGCACGGTCAGCGATGAATTTGAACGTTATGCCAAGATTAAAAAGAATATTCCCGAAGAAGCCTTAGGGGCAGTTGCAGAAGCGAGTGATCCGGCCAAGCTAGCAGATTTGGTTGCTGGCCATTTGGGCATTGAAGTTGAGCAAAAGCAAGCATTGCTTGAAATTTTATCGGTCAGTGAGCGTTTAGAAAAAATATACGGTCATATGCAGGGCGAAATGAGCGTTCTGCGGGTTGAGAAAAAAATCAAAACCCGCGTGAAATCGCAAATGGAAAGAACCCAGCGCGAATATTATTTAAATGAGCAGATGAAGGCCATTCAAAAAGAATTGGGGGATGGCGAAGAAGGCCAAAACGAAGTGGCCGAACTGGAAAGCCGGATTGCGGCAACCAAGCTAAGCAAAGAAGCCAAAGAAAAAGTTGATGCGGAATTGAAGAAGCTCAAAAATATGAGCCCAATGTCTGCCGAAGCCACGGTTGTGCGCAATTATCTTGATTGGATTTTAGGCATTCCGTGGGGAGTAAAATCTCGCGTCAAGAAGGATCTTGGGCGCGCACAAGAGACGTTGGACCGTGATCATTACAGCCTTGAAAAGGTGAAAGAACGCATCGTTGAATTTCTCGCTGTTCAGCAAAGAAGCACCAAGCTGAAGGGTCCGATCATGTGTTTGGTTGGCCCTCCCGGTGTCGGAAAAACCTCGCTTGGCAAATCTGTCGCCAAGGCAACGGGGCGGGAATTTATTCGCATATCGTTAGGTGGGGTGCGCGATGAATCTGAAATTCGAGGCCATCGTAGAACCTATATTGGCTCGATGCCCGGTAAAATCATTCAAGCGCTGAAAAAAGCCAAAACAACCAATCCATTGATCCTCTTGGATGAGATTGACAAGATGGGGCAAGATTTTCGGGGCGATCCGGCATCCGCGATGCTTGAAGTGCTTGACCCGGAACAAAACGCCACCTTCTCGGATCATTATTTAGAGGTTGAATATGATCTCTCCAACGTGATGTTCTTGACCACCGCAAATAGTTACAACATGCCCGGGCCCTTGCTAGACCGGATGGAAATCATACCGCTCTCTGGCTATACCGAAGATGAAAAATGCGAAATCGCGAAACGGCACCTGCTTTCCAAGCAGTTAAAGAATCACGGTTTAAAAGAAGGCGAGCTGGCGCTGAAAGAGGATGCATTAAGCAGTATTATACAGCGCTACACCCGCGAGGCTGGCGTCCGAAATCTTGAGCGTGAAATCGCAAAGATTGCCCGAAAAGCTGTTACTAAAATTGTTAAGAAAGAGGTCGAAACGCTGGAGGTTACGGCGGATAATATCAGCGACTTCTTGGGCGTTGAGAAATTCCGTTACGGTTTGGCTGAAAAGGAAGATCAAGTCGGCGTGGTAACAGGTTTGGCTTGGACTTCGGTTGGGGGCGATTTGCTGTCAATAGAGGCCTTAAAGCTGCCTGGCAAAGGGCGCATGAAAACAACGGGTAAGCTGGGTGATGTGATGAAAGAAAGCATCGATGCGGCCAGTTCTTATGTGCGCTCAATCAGCCCTAAAATTGGTGTCAAGCCAACCCTATTTGATCGGTTGGACATTCACGTGCACGTGCCCGAAGCGGCAACCCCAAAAGATGGACCAAGCGCTGGCTTAGCGATGGTAACCTCCATCGTGTCGGTTTTAACCGGTATCCCCGTGCGCAAAGACATCGCAATGACGGGTGAAGTAACATTGCGCGGCAATGCCCTGGCGATTGGTGGATTAAAAGAAAAACTGCTTGCGGCGCTGCGCGGCGGCATCACAACGGTTTTAATTCCGCAAGAGAATGAAAAGGATTTGGCGGAAATCCCAGATAATGTGAAAGAGGGGCTGACCATTATTCCCGTTAGCCATGTATCAGAAGTTATCGAGAATGCGTTAACCGAAACCCCGAATGAAATAGAATGGGACGAAGCCGCAGAGGAAGCCGCGGCAGCGGCCGCAGCGCTTAATTCGCCCTCAACGGCACCTGCGACAGCGCATTAA